The genomic region CGATTGTAAGAGTTACCTTTTGCACGAAATATGTAGAGGTTGTAGAATCACTATAGATGATGAAGATTTTGATATTGATTTGATTCCCATGGTTTTAGGGGAATTTAAAGTAGtagtaggtatggattggttatcccgttaTCACGCGGAAATTTTATGCGAAAACAAAATTATTCATGTGACATCCCCTAAAGGGAAACGGGTAACCATTCATGGGGAAAGGGAAGAAGGGGCAAAATTTTGTACTATCTTAGAAGCAATTAAGTACGTGAGGAATGGAAGTAAAGCATTTTTAGCCTATGTTGTCGATACCAAATTAGGAGCTTTAAACATTGAAGATACTAAGATAGTGAATGAATATCTGGATGTATTTCCGGACGAATTGCCGGGACTTCCACCCGAGCGGGAAGTCGAGTTTCGTATCGAATTAGAACCAAATGCCAAACcggtagccaaagccccttacggGTTGGCACCCGCGGAAGTACGGGAATTAATGGTCCAATTACAAGAACTTCTTGACAAAGGTTTCATACGCCCTAGCGTGTCCCCGTGGGGAGCGCCTGTTTTGTTctttaaaaagaaggatgggtcgatgagaatgtgcatcgactatcgtgaacttaacaaactcacggtaaagaaccgatacccacttccaagaatagatgatctctttgatcaactacaaggggcaagttggttCTCAAAAATCGACTTGCGATCGGGCTACCATCCAGTACGAATAAGGGAAGAGGATGTAcctaagactgcgttcagaactcgctacggacattacgaattcctggtAATGTCATTCGGGTTAACTAACGCTCCGGCCgcttcatggatctaatgaataggGTATCCCGAAATATGTTAGATCAGTtcgttatagtgtttattgacgacattttaGTATACTCTCGTAGCGAGTCTGAACATGCAAGTCATTTACGTCAGGTACTTGAGACGCTTCGAAAGGAAAGattatatgctaagttttctaagtgtgcgTTTTGGCTTAGGGAAGtacagtttttaggacacgtaaTTAACGAAAAGGGGATTTTGGTGGATCCCTCTAAGGTGGAAGCCGTGATGAAATGGGTACCCCCGAAAAATGTTAGTGAAGTAAgaagtttcctaggtctagccgGCTATTATCGGAGGTTTATCCAAGACTTCTCCAAAATAGCCCTTCCTTTAACTAAACTGACAAAGAAAGAAGAAAGGTTTGAATGGAATGAAGATCAACAGAAAGCTTTTCGAATGTTAAAGGAGAAATTGTCAAGTTCTCCCGTATTAACACTACCGGAGGGAATGGAAGACTTAGTTGTATACGCGGACGCATCCCATCAGGGGTTGggttgtgtcttgatgcaacgaggcaaggttattgcctatgcttcaagacagctAAAGCAACATGAAATTAACTAtccaacccacgatctcgaactggcggcggtagtgtttgccttaaaaatctggaggcattatttgtatggaacaaaGTGCACAATTTATTCGGACCATAAGAGCCTTAAATACTTCTTCGAGCAGAAAGATCTCAATATGAGGCAACGGAGATGGTTGGAATTGATTAAAGATTATGACTGTGACATTCTCTAccatccgggtaaagctaatgttgtggcggatgcacTTAGTCGGAAAGAATACCCACCACCTATTCGAGTGAAATCAATGAGAATGATAGTTACCCCAAACCTTCTCGAAACGATACGCGAGGCGCAAGATAAGTCTTTAAATGTTGGTGATCCGAAAAGTGAAAGAACGAAAGGGTTTGAAAATGAATTTGAAGTGAACACAAGTTGGTTAAGAACGAGGTTTGCGCGGATTTGGACACCGCGACACTGTGAGGCGAAGACCTTATTATTGGAAGAAGCACACAAGTCCCGTTACTCGGTTCATCCGGGAGCCACTAAAATGTACCGAtatttgaaagaaaatttttggtggccgggaatgaaacgCGACATCGTTAAGTATGTAtctaaatgcttgacatgttcccaagttaaggcggaacatcaaaaacCATACGGGAAATTGCAACCCTTAGAAattccggtatggaaatgggagaaTATAGCCATGGACCTTGTAACTAAACTGCCGAAGACAAAGAAAGGGCATGACGCAATATGGGTCATTGTCGACCGCCTTACTAAAAGCGCCCATTTTCTACCCATTCGGGAGACTTTTTCCTCGGAAAGGTTAGCGGAAATTTATGTGAATGAGATTGTTTCTCGCCATGGTGTACCGGTGTCTATTGTTTCAGACCGAGATACGCGATTCACCTCCCGTTACTGGCGAAAATTTCATGAAGGAATGGGTACCCAATTGCATGTGAGTACCGcataccacccacaaacggatggccaatccgaacgaacgattcaaactctctTAGACATGTTGAGAGCGTGCGTGATGGATTTCGGGGGAAACTGGGATGAACATTTGCCTTTAGTGGAATTTTtgtataataatagctaccaaAGTAGCATACAAATGGCGCCATATGAGATGTTATATGGGAGAAGGTGTAGAACCCCTGTTTATTGGGGAGAAGTAGGACAAAGAGAACTCGCACCGAATGATGTGGTGGCGATAACTAATGAAAAGATCAACATCATACGGGCTCGATTAAAAGCGGCGCAAGACCGACAAAAGTCCTATGCGGATGAAAGAAGACGCCCTATTGAGTTTCAAGTGGGGGACCGAGTGTTCCTGAAAGTGTCCCCGTGGAAAGGCATAATCCGATTTCGTAAGCGAGGAAAGTTGGGTCcccgatatatcggaccattcgagattttAGCTCGagttggaaaggtggcctaccgGTTAAGGTTACCTCCCTCCTTAGAGGGAATTCACAATACCTTCCATGTGTCACAATTGCGGAAATGTTTAACGGATGAAATGGCTCATGTACCTCTTGAAGACATCGAGATAGACGAGAAAATGAATTACATAGAAAGGCCGATAGCCTTAAGGGATTCCAAGGTAAAGACTCTTCGCAACAAAGAAATTAAGCAAGTATTGGTCCAATGGCAACACCGAAAGGGGTCGGATCTCACTTGGGAAGTGGAGGATGAGATGAGAAGATTCTACCCGTCTTTGTTTGGTACGTAATcgggtttcggggacgaaaccttctttaaggggggtggacttgtaacgccccaaattAAAATCTGTACATTTATGGTTACATAATATGTTACAAGTAAGTAATAGCACTATTAACCTTAGTATATGAATGCTAGAAtggaaataataaaaatatgGCAAGATCATGTGTAGAATCAAGTATTATTATAAAGATGGTTAAAAATTATGAACTTTAGCTAATAGGAATAAGTCTTGGCCATTTAAAACAAATGTACATAGAAGAGGGGCTGAATGTGTAAGTCATGAAAGTTGAATTACAAAACATTAAAATACACACCACACACATTctgtgtgtgtgtttggtgtcGCCTGGAGAACAAGGAAAAAGGGGAAAAACCCCTTACTATCATAAAATCCAGCAAATCAAAGAGAAGAATGGAAGATAATCAAATGCATGTCAATCAATTCTAATCATCTTAACACTCTAGACATAAGGTATCTTGAAATTTGCATTTTGGTGAACATGAATGAAGTGGGTTTTAAGTAAATCCATGAGTTTGTATGAAATTAATGTGTATATGGGTTAGGAACATCTTATGAAGTATTAATTAAACACGAATTTGTTTGAATTGATATGTGAAAGTGATAACCCGTTTAGTATAAGAATGTTATGAGGTGTAATGTGAAATTGGTATAGATTAGTATAATGATTTTCGTATGATGATGTTGTTTATGAGATATTATTAGGTGAAACTGATTTAAGATGAAGATTGTATGAAATTTTGAGTAAGATTGATGTTCTTGATGTTATTGACATGAACTAGCTAAGTTGTGCATATAAtgcttgtacactatgcttaattaatggtatgcacaccaagtgttcgtTAAAATGCTTGAGTGAGATGATCACATGAGTTTACAAAGACAAATGGTTAAAATTGGGATTTTTGTTGTTTGTTAGCATGAGCATGTTAAAAACGGAATGAAAAGAATGACAAGAGTTTAAAGTATGTGATTTTGGATTGtaggaattaaggaagaaagcTCAAGTCGTACCGGGTCACAAACGAACAATGACAAAGGTAAGTTCTTGCTTACATAACGTTATTAGCATGTATTGTCGTGGCACACTATTGTTCAATGGTTGAAGTCGTTTGCTTGTAACGAGTTATTGCAAGCCGATTATGTAATTTAGGTATGGGCCGAATGAGTTAGACGAGTAATGTGAAAAATGGAAGAAACTTCATATTCGGAAGAAGGTTTACTTGAGGGTCGTGCTTGTAAATAACGTTGTATGAATCTTAGTAATTAAATGTCTATCGGTTTGGTTGTATGTAGGTAAAGCGACTTGTTAAATGGCGTTACTTGGATCGAACACATTCATGATGCACGCTTCCGTGAAGAAACTAGTTTTAGTCAAAACTTTTGTTAAATGCTTTCCTTTTGTTCCAAACGGGTCTTTTGTAAGTTTTATGATCCGAAAGTAGTAAGATGTTGAACTTGTAGTTAGAAGACTATGTTAGtagtttatgtaatgtttggaTTGAAAACTTTTGTAGACGTTGTGTTGTTCGTTACCAAGTTAAATGCAGAATTTTGGTTTGTAAATTATTCGACTCGTTCACTTTTTGTTAAATGAAAGTTCGTTAGTGTCTTTAAAAAGTTTGGATCTTACAAAGACGAAGGAATTCGTGGATATAGGTTGGATGTAATGATTAAAAGTTTGAGTTAAGGTGACCAGTTGATAAGAGTTGTTCGGTTTCTGTAGTCGTTGGTTATGATCTTATTTGGTGTTTCGACAATTTGTAATGACGAAAAGTTTGAGTTAATGAAAAGTTTGATCTTATTTGATATTCCAACAATTTGTAATGATGAAAAGTTTGAGTTAAGGTGACCAGTTGATAAACATAAAGCAAAAGCAAGATAAGGTTGATCTTATTTCATGTTCTGAACACATGCCGACTGCGTTTTCCTCAAATCCAAACttactaattaaaaaaaagtttgTTAATTGTATACATGTCGTATAACGTTATATGGCCTGTATACAAGACATAAAACAATCCTCCTATATTGAGTATACGAGcgaataaaaaattaataaaaggttgtatacgacccgtataacgTTATATGGGTCGTATACAATCAATAAATGATCGTATAATAAGCAATACGGCCACATAACAACCATACGACCTCAAAATTCACTAAAATTCTCTCGGTTTTCTCTTGGATCATTCTTGGATATCGTTCTTCGGCGTTCATGACGTTTTATTCTCATTCTTCTATTACGGTACGTTTCTAGGCCTCGTTCGTAGATTAAACTTTCAGATTATGTAACTTGTTAGATTATGGTATCGTCTTGCATATCGAATAGCATAGATTAGCGTAACgaaattgattgtttgattgaaattgaaaaaaaaaactaaacattcAAGTGTATACGGCCGTATAAAATATATACGTATACAACTTGAACATTCAAGATGTATATGATCATATACATGTATACGATTGTATACAACTCGAACATTCAAGatgtatacgatcgtatacatGCATACGATCGTATACATCCTACTTTTTAGTTTTGTTTCCTCTTTTTTTCCTTGATTGTTTTTAGCGTATACGGGACGTATAATATGTACGTATACGAAACGTATACTTGCTGTGCACGGCTCGTATACAGGACGTATAATGCGTCCGTATATGAAACGTATACGCTCGTTGTACGGATCGTATACGAGGGGGTATAATACGGATCGTATACGAGACGTATACTACATGCGTATATGAAACGTATATACGCGTTTTGTAAAGATTGTATACACCTCGTATAATACATGAGCGTTAATCGTATAATCCTTACCGACCTGTGATTGTTATTGTTTACAGACGATATGGTTGAGTCATCAGCGGCTGGAGCACATCGATGAGGGGCAGGTCGTCATACTTCGTCGAGTACGCTTTTAAACGTACCTCAAGCCACATCAGTTGTGGCGGCTTCGTCACCCATCTGGCGAAATACTAGTCGCGCCTCTTGTCCTCGCAGGTGGTTCGGGATATGACCATCACACGTCAGGCTGATCCGGTAGGCAGGGCCACAGCAGTCTCGATGGGGATTGCTTACGAGGTGCCGCCGAACAAGTTCAGGGTGTTTTGGTCGCTTGACGACGGTCCTACCGAGTGGTACGTGGGGCAGCCACTACAGATGGAGGCGGGCCAGGGGGCGAGGGAGGTGAGGGTGAGGGTGACgtgggagagggagagggagttGATGGAGTTGATACTACGATCAACAGATCACAGCAGAATGTGTAGGATGCACGAGGTGAACGCCCATACGAGCGACGGAGCGTGAGACAACGTGTGATTCCTCCACAGGATGTGAAGGAGAGACTGCCTCAGTTCGAGTCATATGTAGCTGCTGTACGAGTGGACGTATCCCATATGCAGAGCGACATGCAGTGGGTGGTGGAGGCGATTATTGTTATGCATTCTGGTGCGCCTCTACCTCCACGAGCTGGcgctgcaccaccaccaccaccaccattgccGTAGCTGCTTATTTTATTTTGCTTTTGTTGTTTTACATTTGAAACATTgtaaatatttatatttgttGTTTTTGATGTAAAATATTCTAAGTATTAATTTACATTGTATcttgtttgtttaataattgttATCGTATTGTTTATTATCTTGTTTATTTAATAGTTTTTATGGTATTGTTTATCATATGCACACGTGTTTTgctaatataatataatataatataatataatataatataatataatataatataatataatataatataatataatataatataatataatataatataatataatacgaCAGATACTATTATAACATAGACGTTTtacaaactcgtaacataatccgatatatCTAAATAAAACGGCAAACACTATCTAAAGAATTACTAAAACTTATGAAACGGTTGTtcggttttacaaaaaaaaaaaaaaaaacttatatacgggtcgtataacattatacggcccgtatacagatcttaaaaaccaaaaaatctgatcaaacctcacaaaaataaacacatttgGCCGTATAACATTTTATTACTCGTATACAattgtatacggctcgtataagtTTATACGATCCGTatacatgtaaaacaaaaaaaaaccattttatttatttatgtgcaaaaacattctatacgggccgtataagatTATACGGCTCGTATATACATCTAGGGATGTGATAATAAGAAAATAGGGGTTTGAGAATAGAAAAACCATTTTTAATACAtttattttttgtcttattaaaAATATACCTAACAATCTCAACAATTGAGGAGAAGAACATTTCTATTTAGCTGGAATCAATCTCGAtcgtttatttatttttaaaccaTAAAAAGTTGAATAAAAAACAATATAATCGTATAATAGTTCTCGATAAATCTTGAAGGATAGGAAGACGAATGACAACTTCACACCAGATTCAAAGCAACCTTGCTTCCATCGCTTAATGCTTAAGTCACTGAGAATAACAACCCACTAGATGCTAAATACTGAATACTTTTATGGGACTCACTAAACATGTGGTTTAAAGTTTGAACTCATGCATTGGGCCTCGTAGTTAAATATTAAATGTACAAAAAATAATGAACTGTAAATGCAGTTTGTTTTCATGTGTGTGGCTTTATGTGAGAGATCGAGAACGATGGGGAAGATGAATTGTTCAATCGGATTATGTGACATGCAGACGATGATCCATTGTAGCATATTCATCTTCTTCCTGGGAGGATTGTCAACTATGAGCTTTTACAGAAACAATAAACAAGATGTTGCAAGTCACGACATTACTGTTACTTTTACAAATGCGATTACACGAGTTTTCGATCATCAGGGAAAGTTAAAGAGTCCACCACTGTCCTTATCAGGCACCTGTGATTTGTTCTCCGGCAGATGGGTTCATGATAACAAGAGTTATTACCCTTTGTATAAAGAACACGAATGCCCTTATCTGGAAGAAAATTTTGCTTGCCAAACTTATGGCAGAAAGGATTCTAAATATCTGCAATGGAGGTGGCAACCCCATGGCTGCGACTTCCCtaggtctctctctctctctctctctctctctctctctctaaagtTTGAATGATACAACAATGTGGTGGTTTTGTAATTGATTGCTATAACTATGTAGATGCTTAATGATTTAGATATAGAAAATAAACAGTGTGACCAAAGAATTGTAGTCTAGCGGCATCAAGGTGTGTAGTAAATATGTTTCACTCCAAATAATGGTTTAGTGGGTGAATCAGTTAGCCGTTCGAAAAATAATACATGGGCGGTTTGGGAGTTCAAACTACTTGttttaaaagtgataaaccaaATTACTCTAAAAAGTAagttgttattactatatatttttaattttatgaGGATTGCTGGTTTAGGTTTGATGGGAAAACAATAGTAGAGAGATTAAGGGGTAAAAGACTATTGTTTGTGGGCGATTCACTAAACAGAAATCAATGGAATTCGATGATTTGCATGCTTCATTCATCTATCCCAGGGGTCAAGAGGGCTGGTGGAGGTCTCAAGGGTCACTTGCACACTTTCAGGGCCAGTGTAAGTCCTACATGTATATTTGCAATTTGCAAAGGGTGCTCAATTCCTTAAATCATGCATGTAACTTGGAGTTAAAACAACACAGGACTACAACATCTCAATTGATTTCTACTGGGCTCCAATGCTTGTCGAATCTAATGGCGATAATCCAAAGAACCATCACGCGGGTGATTATAGAATTGTTGGAATCAAAGCCATTGAAAAACATGCTAGACATTGGGTGGATGCAGATATACTCATCTTTAATTCCTATCATTGGTGGAGAGTACCGGAGGTGAAGCTCTTgtaagtttaaaataaaattagtGTTACATGTTTGTCTTAATATTTTAGCAAATCGACAAGTTAAttagttaggtttttttttgtcaTTGTACTAGAAAGAGTGGTGCATCTTTGTTATATGACACTATTCAAGAGTATGAAGAAGTAGATAGTCTTCGTGCCTACAATATGGGTCTCAAAACATGGTCCGATTGGGCACATACCCATATTGATCCTTCCAAAACGAAGTTGTTTTTCATGGGTGTTACAGCAACTCATTCGAGGTAAGAAACAACAAAATCCTATTATTTCTTTTCAGCTtttaacttaatacaacaattacttCTACTACCAAACAAATGACTATAAACATGAATAATGTATCACCTAGCAGGGGATCATTATATACATATTACAGATGGTTTTTAAAATTTCTCATCAGAAATTTAGAgggattatttttaaataataaaagttttaaaaatatatattgtttaactttaatttgttttgtttttaaacctatataaataaataaactaaatagaaaaaaaaaacttgatctataaataaaaaataatatgttAATTTTAAATACTTTGATATATTATATACACatagacaaaagatcaaatacaaataccctTTGTTTGATTAGATCAGTAGAACATGGGTAAAACATAAACCTTAATTAAATAAATTCAGTCATGAATAACaaacaaaagatcaaatacaaataccctTTGTTTGATTAGATCAGTAGAACATGGGTAAAACATAAACCTTAATTAAATAAATTCAGTCATGAATAACAAAACACATGTGTACCTGACAATCCAGTAGTGGTTAGAGATGAAAAAGAAGCCATCTTAATCGGTTCCCGTTTAGGGTGAGCAGTTAGGATGGAGTTGAATACGAATTAGGTTATTGCAGTGGGGGGTCGTAAACTTTTATGGTGTGTCTTTAGGGTTCCCCAATAACCTGTATTTATATGCTTCACCCAAGGGAAAACCCTAATTAACTAGTACGGGCCTTTACGTCCATCAAATAAAGCCCAATTAATTTTATAGGGATATTAAGGTAAATATTGATCTGGTTATTAGATAAATGATCAATAAGGGCACcataaattatttaataaataatttacgttaatattctcccacttggccgagtgatcatttattatgagtattaggtaagcctgatcaggagttaataCTCATTTTAGTTTTAAACCAAAATTGCAGCAGAAAAATACAGTCGTTTAGTCAGTTATTCAACTCAGGACCCCATTAACCATACTGCAATCCCAAATTTAAAATCCAATCAACGTAAGGATCAATTTACAAGCAAACCCTTAAACGATGATTTGTATAATAATAGTCTTTACGTCATTAGGCTAGGGAAACGTAGTTAAAGACAAACAAATCAAATGAGGAAATTTTTTATCATTAAAACGTAAGTAAGTACAATATGCATTTAAATAAAATCTTTACAAAAGCCCATCTTCAAAACATGTTCTTCGAatactttaggtgggagacctttagtcatcggatccgcaagcatactTTTCGTACttatatactcaatacaaagctTATTTTTCTCAACACGCTCACGTACgaacaaatactttgtatcaagATATAATCCAGCTCCGGTCCAACTATTACTGTTCGAGATATTAACGGCAACTGAGTTATCACAGTACAACTTCAATGGTATAGATATAGAATTAACAACTTTGAGTCCAGTAATCAGATTCTttagcaacattccatgacaggtagCGTTATatacagcaatgtattctgccatcatagTGGATGTTGAAGTTAGCTGTTgtttatgactcctccatgaaataggtCCGCCGGCTAACATGAAGATATACCCTgtagtggatttcttgtcatctttgcatttagcaaagtcagaatcagaataaccaaCCACATCCAAAAcgtcacttcttctataagtcagtttatagtctttcatCCCCTGAAGATATCGAAGTACTTCCTTCACTGCTTTCCAGTGATCAAGGCCGGGATTAGACAGATAACGACCTAGCATCCCTGTAAcataagcgatatctggacgagtgTAGACTTGAGCATACATGAGGCTCCCAACTACTGAGGTATAAGGTATCATTCTCATTTGCGCCTTTTCATCCTCAGTTTTCGGACATTGAAAAGAACCAAAAACATCCCCTTTAACTACTGGAGCTACAGAGGGAGAGTTGTGTTGCATGTTATATCGACTAAGGACACGATCAATATAAGCCTTTTGTGATAAGCCCAAAATTCCATTACTTCTATCTCGATGTATTTCAATGCCAATAACGTAAGAAGCCTCTCCGAGATCTTTCATGTAAAATTATGTGAGAGTAAGCGCTTTGATTCATGCAACATATCTAagctattacttgccaatagaatatcatctacgtaaaggacaagtataggaaaattgctcccactcatcttgaggtaggtgcattgatccacttggtTCTTCATAAAGCCTTGcgtcttcatgacttcatcaaacttaaGCTACCATTGAAGTGATGCTTGCTTCAAACCGTATATGGATTTCTTCATCTTGCAGACAAGATGTTCTTGACCTTCAGGTTTGAACCCTTCAGGTTTCTTCATGAACACGTCTTCATACAAGTCTCCATTGAGGAAAgcagtcttgacatccatctgatgcaactctaaatcaaaatgagctactagggccaagACGATCCTTAA from Helianthus annuus cultivar XRQ/B chromosome 10, HanXRQr2.0-SUNRISE, whole genome shotgun sequence harbors:
- the LOC110881252 gene encoding protein trichome birefringence-like 34, with translation MGKMNCSIGLCDMQTMIHCSIFIFFLGGLSTMSFYRNNKQDVASHDITVTFTNAITRVFDHQGKLKSPPLSLSGTCDLFSGRWVHDNKSYYPLYKEHECPYLEENFACQTYGRKDSKYLQWRWQPHGCDFPRFDGKTIVERLRGKRLLFVGDSLNRNQWNSMICMLHSSIPGVKRAGGGLKGHLHTFRASDYNISIDFYWAPMLVESNGDNPKNHHAGDYRIVGIKAIEKHARHWVDADILIFNSYHWWRVPEVKLLKSGASLLYDTIQEYEEVDSLRAYNMGLKTWSDWAHTHIDPSKTKLFFMGVTATHSRAKEWGGMKKMNCYGETEPVMDDTFWERKIDPKMLSILESSLSKLKAKGVNVQIINITQLTQCRKDAHTTVYRKHWRPLTDEQKQNPRLASDCSHWCLPGVPDTWNELLLAYIFWFQN